A stretch of Actinomycetes bacterium DNA encodes these proteins:
- a CDS encoding cytochrome P450 yields MQVDLLDPGFWQGDPHPALTWMRANEPVWRDEANGLWGVTRHADVHDVERRSDVFISRAGYRSWGSPEENNMIAQDDPQHLVQRRLVSDRFTPRSVRDHSEWLASTIGELLDGVPGDAPFDVIGGLAAQLPCRLTAMLLGFPEDRWADIKGWSERLMRIDTAPTDPDVAMGMFTAIGEFGALLNEEAPRREGCPVHEAADLLSVWVNAEQDGQPLYGADRLVHETGLFISGGAETTRTVIAHGLAVLAQHPDQWELMASDPTVVTTAVEELIRWVTPLNNFFRTAVADDHIGEQPVAAGDRVVLLYPSANRDEAVFDDPFTFDVTRSPNPHVAFGFGTHFCIGANLARLELNMLFAEMTRRFEPPVVVSAPEVERNIFARSVKSFSVDMRPRGSG; encoded by the coding sequence ATGCAGGTGGACCTGCTCGATCCCGGTTTCTGGCAAGGCGACCCACACCCCGCCCTCACGTGGATGCGGGCCAACGAGCCGGTGTGGCGTGACGAGGCCAACGGACTGTGGGGAGTCACCCGCCACGCCGACGTCCATGACGTCGAGCGGCGCAGCGACGTGTTCATCTCCCGCGCGGGCTACCGCTCCTGGGGCTCGCCGGAAGAGAACAACATGATCGCCCAGGACGATCCCCAACATCTCGTCCAGCGCCGCCTGGTGTCGGACCGCTTCACCCCGCGCAGCGTGCGTGACCACAGCGAGTGGCTCGCATCCACCATCGGTGAGCTGCTGGACGGCGTGCCGGGTGATGCGCCCTTCGATGTGATCGGTGGCCTTGCGGCGCAGTTGCCCTGCCGACTGACAGCGATGCTGCTCGGGTTCCCCGAGGACCGCTGGGCCGACATCAAGGGCTGGTCGGAGCGTCTCATGCGCATCGACACCGCTCCGACGGATCCCGACGTGGCGATGGGCATGTTCACCGCCATCGGCGAGTTCGGGGCGCTGCTCAACGAAGAGGCTCCCAGGCGCGAGGGTTGCCCGGTGCACGAGGCCGCTGACCTGTTGTCGGTATGGGTCAACGCCGAACAGGACGGCCAACCGCTCTACGGCGCCGACCGCCTGGTGCACGAGACCGGGCTGTTCATCTCCGGGGGTGCGGAGACCACCCGCACGGTGATCGCGCACGGTCTCGCCGTACTGGCCCAGCACCCGGACCAGTGGGAACTGATGGCGTCTGACCCCACCGTGGTGACCACCGCGGTCGAGGAGCTGATCCGCTGGGTCACCCCGCTAAACAACTTCTTCCGAACGGCCGTCGCAGATGACCACATCGGCGAGCAGCCCGTGGCGGCGGGGGACCGGGTGGTGTTGCTGTACCCATCGGCCAACCGCGACGAGGCCGTGTTCGACGACCCGTTCACCTTCGATGTGACCCGAAGCCCCAACCCACACGTGGCCTTCGGCTTCGGCACCCACTTCTGCATCGGGGCCAATCTGGCCCGCCTCGAACTCAACATGTTGTTCGCGGAAATGACGAGGCGGTTCGAGCCGCCGGTGGTGGTTTCCGCCCCCGAGGTGGAGCGCAACATCTTCGCTCGCTCTGTGAAGTCCTTCAGTGTCGATATGCGGCCGCGCGGCTCTGGCTGA
- a CDS encoding acyltransferase, translating to MTKTVPSRAHGKLGYQPSLDGLRAISVAAVLLYHMDLAWIPGGFLGVEVFFVVSGFLITALLIEERHHEGSVSLRGFWTRRARRLLPALYALLLVVPAVTLLFYRDAAGRLGGDVLAALFYVSNWWQIFLDESYFAQAGRPPVLRHLWSLAVEEQFYILFPAFFVWLLSRHGRNATRNVLIVIALGSAVWMAVLYVPFEDPSRVYYGTDTRLSGLLLGAVLAVVWTPWRSRAKPSRAAGPALEVAGVLALVLLAWFFTRVNEFDPFVYRGGFLLLDLVCIVLIAVLVHPAARLSKLLAIAPLVWLGVRSYSIYLWHWPIFVFTRPELDVPLTGWPLFFLRVGLTLIAAELSFRLVEQPIRNGSISKGVERWRAADAEQRARIQQKWFIRGGTLAAVVLLVGIGLIAAATSSDRERLELEAAGAIGLDGLTEEELAAVEGATIDTTTTTVPPPTAAPAPGETLPSTTTTLPVDGNTTATDAVAVGDSVMLGASGALSSVMPGIRVDAKVSRQFDDLANAAAWYSTSGNMPGTAVVQIGNNGVPQEDKIEWMIGQLGDRKVILVNAKVERPWEAISNERTAAAAARHDNVELVDWYTLASEHPDWFAADGTHLRPAGQLAYAQAIREHL from the coding sequence GTGACCAAGACCGTCCCTTCGCGCGCCCACGGGAAGCTGGGCTACCAGCCGTCTCTCGATGGCCTGCGCGCGATCTCGGTGGCGGCGGTGCTGCTCTACCACATGGATCTGGCGTGGATTCCCGGCGGGTTCCTCGGTGTCGAGGTGTTCTTTGTGGTGTCCGGATTCCTGATCACCGCACTGTTGATCGAGGAGCGCCACCACGAGGGATCGGTGTCGCTGCGCGGGTTCTGGACACGGCGGGCCAGGCGGCTGCTGCCGGCACTGTACGCGCTGCTGCTGGTCGTACCGGCGGTGACGCTGTTGTTCTACCGCGACGCCGCGGGGCGCCTCGGCGGCGACGTACTCGCAGCGCTGTTCTACGTGAGCAACTGGTGGCAGATCTTCCTCGACGAGTCCTACTTCGCGCAGGCGGGCCGCCCACCGGTGCTGCGCCACCTGTGGTCCCTGGCGGTGGAGGAGCAGTTCTACATCCTGTTCCCGGCGTTCTTCGTGTGGCTCCTGTCGCGTCACGGCCGCAACGCGACCCGAAACGTGCTGATCGTGATCGCCCTTGGCTCAGCCGTCTGGATGGCCGTGCTGTATGTGCCCTTCGAGGACCCGTCGAGGGTCTACTACGGCACCGACACCCGCTTGTCGGGCCTGTTGCTCGGCGCCGTGCTGGCAGTGGTGTGGACACCGTGGCGCAGTCGGGCGAAGCCGTCGCGGGCCGCGGGTCCGGCACTGGAGGTGGCCGGCGTGCTGGCGCTGGTGCTGCTGGCCTGGTTCTTCACCCGGGTCAACGAGTTCGACCCGTTCGTGTACCGCGGCGGCTTCCTGCTTCTCGACCTCGTGTGCATCGTGCTCATCGCGGTGCTGGTGCATCCTGCGGCCCGGCTCTCGAAGTTGCTGGCCATAGCGCCGCTGGTGTGGCTCGGCGTGCGCTCGTACTCGATCTACCTGTGGCACTGGCCGATCTTCGTGTTCACCCGTCCCGAGCTGGACGTGCCGCTGACCGGGTGGCCGCTGTTCTTCCTGCGGGTCGGGTTGACGCTCATCGCTGCGGAGCTGTCGTTCCGCCTGGTGGAGCAGCCGATCCGCAATGGGTCGATCAGCAAGGGCGTCGAGCGTTGGCGGGCGGCCGATGCCGAGCAGCGGGCGCGCATCCAGCAGAAGTGGTTCATCCGGGGCGGTACGCTCGCCGCCGTGGTGCTGCTCGTGGGCATCGGCCTGATCGCTGCGGCCACCAGCTCCGACCGTGAACGCCTCGAGCTGGAAGCCGCCGGGGCGATCGGACTCGACGGGCTCACCGAGGAAGAGCTCGCTGCAGTCGAGGGAGCCACGATCGACACCACGACCACGACCGTGCCGCCGCCCACCGCTGCACCGGCTCCGGGGGAGACCCTGCCGAGCACCACCACGACCCTGCCGGTCGATGGCAACACTACGGCCACCGACGCCGTGGCCGTCGGGGACTCGGTCATGCTGGGCGCATCCGGGGCGCTGAGCAGCGTGATGCCAGGCATCAGGGTCGATGCAAAGGTGTCACGGCAGTTCGACGACCTCGCCAACGCCGCCGCCTGGTACTCGACCTCGGGCAACATGCCCGGCACCGCGGTGGTGCAGATCGGCAACAACGGCGTGCCCCAGGAAGACAAGATCGAGTGGATGATCGGCCAGCTCGGTGACCGCAAGGTCATCCTGGTGAACGCCAAGGTTGAGCGGCCGTGGGAGGCCATCTCCAACGAGCGCACGGCTGCCGCTGCCGCACGTCATGACAACGTGGAACTGGTCGACTGGTACACGCTGGCCAGCGAGCATCCCGACTGGTTCGCAGCCGACGGAACCCACCTGCGACCGGCGGGCCAACTCGCGTACGCGCAGGCGATCCGCGAGCATCTCTGA
- a CDS encoding septum formation initiator family protein has product MKRLLVVLALAAVAVVILATPVRGWWSQRAEIEGARDELAALQVDNDQLEERLDRIVDPAELELIARGQLGLVREGEESYVVLPPPTAGLVLPNSWPFNRLAAAMQEGQP; this is encoded by the coding sequence GTGAAGCGCCTGCTGGTCGTGCTGGCGCTCGCTGCGGTCGCCGTGGTGATCCTCGCCACGCCCGTTCGCGGATGGTGGTCCCAGCGTGCCGAAATCGAGGGCGCCCGCGACGAGCTCGCGGCGCTGCAGGTCGACAACGACCAGCTCGAGGAGCGCCTCGATCGGATCGTTGACCCCGCGGAACTGGAACTGATTGCGCGCGGCCAGCTCGGGCTCGTGCGCGAGGGCGAGGAGTCCTACGTGGTCCTGCCGCCTCCCACCGCGGGGCTCGTGTTGCCCAACTCGTGGCCGTTCAACCGGCTGGCGGCCGCGATGCAGGAGGGCCAACCGTGA
- the eno gene encoding phosphopyruvate hydratase: MSIIEGILGREIIDSRGNPTVEVEVLLDSGATGRAAVPSGASTGAFEAVELRDGDAERYMGKGVQTAVGNVNTEIADALLGLDAADQRDLDRILLTLDGTDNKARLGANAILGVSLASAKAVASELDLPLFRYVGGTNASTLPVPMMNVINGGEHADNNVDLQEFMFMPVGAASFSEALRWGAECYHTLKSVLHDRGLATAIGDEGGFAPNLGSNEEAVALLVEAIEKAGRTPGEEIALAMDAASTEFFVDGRYELAGEGRSLSPAEFADYLADLCSKYPIVSIEDGMAEEDWEGWAHHTRTLGDKVQLVGDDLFVTNTQRLGRGIDEGIANSILVKVNQIGSLTETLEAVELATRNSYTSVMSHRSGETEDDTIADLAVATNCGQIKTGAPARSDRVAKYNQLLRIEEALGEAAVYPGSSALAPRDGAG; encoded by the coding sequence GTGAGCATCATCGAAGGAATACTCGGCCGCGAGATAATCGATTCGCGCGGCAACCCGACTGTCGAAGTGGAGGTTCTGCTCGACTCGGGCGCCACGGGCCGTGCAGCTGTGCCCTCAGGCGCCAGCACCGGCGCGTTCGAGGCTGTGGAGCTGCGCGACGGCGACGCCGAACGCTACATGGGCAAGGGCGTGCAGACCGCCGTCGGCAACGTCAACACCGAGATCGCGGACGCGCTGCTCGGCCTCGACGCCGCGGACCAGCGCGACCTCGACCGGATCCTGCTGACCCTCGACGGCACCGACAACAAGGCCCGCCTCGGCGCGAACGCGATCCTCGGTGTGTCGCTGGCCTCGGCGAAAGCGGTCGCAAGCGAACTCGACCTGCCGCTGTTCCGTTACGTGGGTGGCACCAATGCCTCCACGCTTCCGGTCCCGATGATGAACGTCATCAACGGAGGCGAGCATGCCGACAACAACGTCGACCTGCAGGAGTTCATGTTCATGCCCGTGGGTGCCGCCTCGTTCAGCGAGGCCCTTCGGTGGGGTGCCGAGTGCTACCACACACTGAAGTCGGTGCTGCACGACCGCGGCCTCGCGACCGCGATCGGCGACGAGGGCGGCTTCGCGCCCAACCTCGGCTCCAACGAGGAGGCGGTGGCCCTGCTGGTTGAGGCCATCGAGAAGGCCGGCCGCACACCGGGCGAGGAGATCGCGCTGGCGATGGACGCCGCCTCCACGGAGTTCTTCGTCGACGGACGCTACGAGCTCGCCGGCGAAGGGCGGTCCCTGTCCCCGGCAGAGTTCGCCGACTACCTGGCGGATCTGTGCTCGAAGTACCCGATCGTGTCGATCGAGGACGGAATGGCCGAGGAGGACTGGGAGGGATGGGCGCACCACACCCGCACCCTCGGTGACAAGGTGCAGCTCGTCGGTGACGACCTGTTCGTCACGAACACGCAACGCCTCGGCCGCGGCATCGACGAGGGGATCGCCAACTCGATCCTCGTCAAGGTCAACCAGATCGGATCGCTCACCGAGACGCTGGAAGCAGTCGAGCTGGCGACCCGCAACTCCTACACGAGCGTCATGTCGCACCGCTCCGGTGAGACCGAGGACGACACCATCGCGGACCTGGCGGTGGCCACCAACTGTGGCCAGATCAAGACCGGTGCCCCGGCACGGTCGGACCGGGTCGCGAAGTACAACCAGCTGTTGCGCATCGAGGAGGCCCTCGGCGAGGCGGCGGTGTACCCGGGCTCCAGTGCGCTCGCTCCGCGGGACGGAGCCGGCTGA
- a CDS encoding xanthine dehydrogenase family protein molybdopterin-binding subunit, giving the protein MSILGNRVKRIEDPDLLLGRGTFLDDLDDPMLQGALRIVFVRSYFAHGELLEVDTAEAETMPGVVAVFTADDIDLNLPRPGGAGSPKAMARPWLPSDRVRFVGEPVAMIVAETTSQGVDAAEMVMVDVDPLPAVVGIDAGFADDTLLFPETGTNRNSLMDDGWGDGGQAPDDDEFWQGCDVVVRERIENQRIAGVSLEGRASAAAFVDGRLYQWISSQNVHGARAEITAAHGLDKESVRVTAPDVGGGFGPKINPSPEDVLVGWAARRLARPAIWVETRSENLTAQSQGRGHSHQIAIGGTRDGRILAYELDIRADSGAYPRLGSFLPHFTRIMASGVYDIARVRSRAESVVTNSVPTEAYRGAGRPEATATIERAVDLFAAECGLDPVEVRRRNLLAPFDEPHRTPAGATYDCGDYALSLDLALEAADYEALRDEQAALRASGSRTALGIGVSTYVEITGAGVTDEYAKVEIKADSGVAGGVRAMVLTGSSPHGQGLHTALAMIVSDRLGIPIDAVTVRHGDTDLVPRGMGTMGSRSLQMGGSAVAMASDRVLEAARALAADELEAAVGDVLLDGGAGVFHVAGTPARSVSWARVGELAEQSGSALSVGDSFDTEGLTFPNGCHVAVVEVDLDTGLVGLRRLVAADDAGRILNPMLAEGQRHGGIAQGVAQALFEAVRFDVDGNPLTATLADYGVPSAADVPGWDLVDVATPTPMNPLGAKGIGESGTIGATPAVQSAVIDAVSHLGIRHIDMPLTPETVWNALQGATNGDE; this is encoded by the coding sequence GTGAGCATCCTCGGCAACCGAGTGAAGCGGATCGAGGATCCCGACCTGCTGCTCGGTCGCGGCACCTTCCTCGATGACCTCGACGATCCGATGCTGCAGGGCGCCCTGCGGATCGTGTTCGTGCGCTCGTACTTCGCGCATGGCGAGTTGCTCGAGGTTGACACTGCAGAGGCCGAAACGATGCCGGGCGTCGTGGCGGTGTTCACGGCGGATGACATCGACCTCAACCTGCCGCGGCCCGGTGGCGCCGGTTCGCCCAAAGCGATGGCGCGGCCATGGCTGCCCAGCGACCGCGTTCGGTTCGTCGGCGAGCCCGTGGCGATGATCGTGGCCGAGACCACGTCGCAAGGAGTCGATGCTGCCGAGATGGTGATGGTCGACGTCGACCCGTTGCCGGCCGTGGTCGGGATCGATGCCGGCTTCGCGGACGACACGTTGCTGTTTCCCGAGACGGGCACCAACCGCAACAGCCTGATGGACGACGGATGGGGGGACGGCGGCCAGGCACCCGATGACGACGAGTTCTGGCAGGGCTGCGACGTGGTTGTCCGTGAGCGGATCGAGAACCAGCGCATCGCGGGTGTGTCGCTGGAGGGGCGGGCCAGCGCCGCCGCGTTCGTGGATGGCCGCCTGTACCAGTGGATCTCGTCGCAGAATGTGCACGGCGCGAGGGCGGAGATCACTGCGGCGCACGGGCTCGACAAGGAGTCTGTGAGGGTGACGGCCCCGGACGTCGGCGGTGGCTTCGGACCCAAGATCAACCCGAGTCCGGAGGACGTGCTCGTCGGATGGGCGGCCCGCCGGCTGGCCCGGCCCGCCATCTGGGTCGAGACCCGCTCGGAGAACCTCACCGCACAGTCCCAGGGCCGCGGGCACTCGCACCAGATCGCGATCGGGGGAACCCGCGACGGCCGCATCCTCGCCTACGAGCTCGACATCCGAGCTGATTCGGGTGCCTACCCCCGGCTCGGCTCGTTCCTCCCCCATTTCACCCGGATCATGGCCTCCGGCGTCTACGACATCGCACGGGTCCGCAGCAGGGCGGAGTCGGTTGTCACCAATTCCGTACCCACCGAGGCCTACCGCGGGGCGGGGCGGCCGGAGGCGACGGCCACCATCGAACGAGCGGTCGACCTGTTCGCCGCGGAGTGTGGCCTCGACCCCGTGGAGGTCCGGCGACGGAATCTCCTGGCACCGTTCGACGAGCCGCACCGAACGCCGGCGGGAGCCACCTACGACTGCGGCGACTACGCGCTGTCGCTCGACCTTGCACTCGAGGCAGCCGACTACGAGGCCCTTAGGGACGAACAGGCGGCGTTGCGTGCATCGGGCTCGCGCACAGCGCTGGGCATCGGTGTGTCCACATACGTGGAGATCACCGGCGCGGGAGTGACCGATGAGTACGCCAAGGTGGAGATCAAGGCCGACTCCGGCGTCGCGGGTGGTGTTCGCGCAATGGTGCTCACCGGATCGTCTCCACACGGCCAGGGTCTGCACACGGCGCTCGCAATGATCGTTTCGGACCGCCTGGGCATACCCATCGATGCGGTCACCGTGCGTCATGGCGACACCGACCTCGTACCCAGGGGAATGGGCACGATGGGGAGCCGTTCGCTGCAGATGGGTGGCTCGGCCGTCGCGATGGCCTCGGACCGGGTGCTCGAGGCAGCACGCGCGCTTGCGGCCGACGAACTGGAGGCCGCTGTCGGCGATGTGCTGCTCGATGGCGGGGCCGGGGTGTTCCACGTAGCCGGCACACCGGCGCGGTCGGTGTCGTGGGCTCGGGTTGGCGAGCTTGCGGAGCAGTCGGGCTCGGCACTGTCGGTCGGCGACTCGTTCGATACCGAGGGTCTGACGTTTCCCAACGGCTGTCATGTGGCGGTCGTGGAGGTCGACCTCGACACCGGCCTGGTCGGCCTGCGCCGTCTGGTGGCGGCCGATGATGCGGGCCGGATCCTCAATCCGATGCTCGCCGAGGGCCAGCGCCACGGCGGGATAGCTCAGGGAGTGGCACAGGCCCTGTTCGAGGCTGTGCGGTTCGATGTGGACGGGAACCCGCTCACCGCTACCCTTGCCGACTACGGAGTGCCCTCTGCGGCGGACGTCCCCGGCTGGGACCTCGTCGACGTGGCCACTCCGACCCCTATGAACCCACTCGGTGCCAAGGGCATTGGTGAGTCAGGCACGATCGGTGCGACACCAGCCGTGCAGTCCGCGGTGATCGACGCGGTCTCGCACCTCGGCATCCGCCACATCGACATGCCGCTCACTCCGGAGACCGTCTGGAATGCACTCCAGGGGGCGACGAACGGAGACGAGTAG
- a CDS encoding ABC transporter permease encodes MTTASPAQAAKTNAITQSWALSVRAIVRFARQPTSWIPGTIFPLLLVAVNSSAMSRVTMIDSAGFPPGTNFLMFLLPAAIIQGVMFGGINGGAELATDIQTGFFDRMVSSPVSRSSILIGRLGGAMAFAGAQAVLFQLILWPFGADVVAGIPGRLILVAVAVVLALGFGALAAGVAARSGQAEAVQGFFPLVFITLFLSSCFFPTSLMTGWYRAIAEWNPITFMVDGMRHQVMYGLSWSEAAIALGTAAAICVLGLWFAVTGVRRRIESGGV; translated from the coding sequence GTGACGACCGCCAGCCCCGCTCAGGCCGCGAAGACGAACGCGATCACCCAGTCGTGGGCGCTGTCGGTGCGCGCCATCGTCCGATTCGCGCGACAGCCCACGAGCTGGATCCCCGGCACGATCTTCCCGTTGTTGCTCGTGGCCGTGAACTCCTCGGCCATGTCCCGCGTGACCATGATCGACTCAGCAGGCTTCCCGCCGGGCACCAACTTCCTCATGTTCCTGCTGCCGGCCGCGATCATCCAGGGCGTGATGTTCGGTGGGATCAACGGCGGCGCCGAGCTGGCCACCGACATCCAGACGGGCTTCTTCGACCGGATGGTCTCCTCCCCGGTGAGCCGGTCCTCGATCCTGATCGGCCGCCTCGGTGGTGCGATGGCCTTCGCCGGCGCCCAGGCGGTCCTCTTCCAGCTGATCCTCTGGCCCTTTGGCGCGGATGTGGTCGCAGGCATTCCGGGCAGGCTGATCCTTGTGGCGGTCGCCGTGGTGCTCGCACTCGGATTCGGTGCCCTGGCCGCCGGGGTCGCTGCCCGCTCGGGTCAGGCAGAGGCCGTGCAGGGATTCTTCCCCCTCGTGTTCATCACGCTGTTCCTGTCGAGTTGCTTCTTCCCCACGTCTCTCATGACCGGCTGGTACCGGGCAATAGCGGAGTGGAACCCGATCACGTTCATGGTCGACGGGATGCGCCACCAGGTGATGTATGGCCTGAGCTGGAGCGAGGCCGCCATAGCTCTGGGCACCGCCGCCGCCATCTGCGTGCTCGGACTGTGGTTCGCAGTGACGGGGGTCCGCCGCCGGATCGAGAGCGGTGGCGTATGA
- a CDS encoding ATP-binding cassette domain-containing protein: MSVAEGEVFGFLGPNGAGKSTCVRMLVTLLSPSAGTARVAGYDVVAESAQVRANIGVALQDAAIDPLMTGRELLKLQAVMHGIGRKEGAERSDVLLERVGLTDAADRLVGGYSGGMRRRLDLALALMHEPKVLFLDEPTTGLDPMSRLNLWEEVRRLNTELGTTVFLTTQYLEEADELAHRVAIIDQGRIVREGTPGALKDAVGCPTLRVDVAPESFERTRELMLGFGEERAARKGRVAVGLEAGAAAMTEVVRTLDDAGVEVIHMELDAPSLDDVFADATGRRLEGAAAEAEVTEPAP; encoded by the coding sequence ATGTCCGTGGCCGAGGGCGAGGTGTTCGGCTTCCTGGGCCCGAACGGGGCCGGCAAGTCGACCTGCGTGAGGATGCTGGTGACGCTGCTCAGCCCCAGCGCCGGAACCGCCAGGGTCGCCGGCTACGACGTGGTCGCCGAGTCGGCACAGGTCCGGGCCAACATCGGAGTGGCCCTCCAGGACGCCGCTATCGACCCGCTGATGACCGGTCGTGAACTCCTGAAGCTGCAGGCCGTCATGCACGGCATCGGCCGCAAGGAGGGAGCGGAGCGCTCCGACGTTCTGCTCGAGCGCGTGGGTCTCACCGACGCCGCCGACAGGCTGGTCGGCGGCTACTCCGGCGGCATGCGGCGCCGCCTCGACCTGGCACTCGCCCTGATGCACGAGCCCAAGGTGCTCTTCCTGGACGAGCCCACCACGGGCCTCGACCCGATGAGCCGCCTGAACCTATGGGAGGAGGTGCGCCGCCTCAACACCGAGCTCGGCACCACCGTGTTCCTCACGACTCAGTACCTCGAGGAGGCGGACGAGCTGGCCCACCGGGTAGCTATCATCGACCAGGGCAGGATCGTGCGCGAAGGCACGCCCGGTGCCCTCAAGGACGCAGTCGGATGCCCGACCCTGCGTGTGGACGTGGCTCCGGAGAGCTTCGAACGCACGAGGGAGCTGATGCTGGGCTTCGGTGAGGAGCGCGCGGCCCGCAAGGGCAGGGTGGCGGTCGGCCTCGAGGCCGGTGCCGCAGCCATGACAGAGGTTGTCCGTACGCTCGACGACGCCGGTGTCGAGGTGATCCACATGGAGCTCGACGCCCCGAGCCTCGACGACGTGTTCGCAGATGCCACCGGCAGGCGTCTCGAGGGAGCCGCCGCGGAGGCGGAGGTCACGGAGCCCGCTCCGTGA
- a CDS encoding ABC transporter permease → MSVPALPMMNALVGRSAVNLRRIPVALVPLVVMPIFFTVAFSGTFSGLTQLPGYPTDNIYNWMVPYACVQTAAFGALGAAFALGRDLEEGFYDRLLLSPASRWVVPTAGMSWSVIRTAIPLVITLTIGTIAGMTYPGGFMAVFWLAVASAGVAVMGGLWGMGVMYRAKRQSAGGLVQVGLFVALFLSIGTVPLELMEGWLPEVAQYNPITPILTLARAGFVGTGEWDDIWPGLVSIAGSCVLLAWFAQRGMKKLTP, encoded by the coding sequence ATGAGCGTGCCCGCACTCCCCATGATGAACGCTCTGGTGGGGCGCAGCGCGGTCAACCTCCGGCGCATTCCCGTGGCGCTTGTCCCGCTCGTGGTGATGCCCATCTTCTTCACCGTGGCGTTCTCGGGCACGTTCAGCGGGCTCACGCAGCTTCCCGGATACCCCACGGACAACATCTACAACTGGATGGTTCCCTACGCCTGCGTGCAGACAGCCGCCTTCGGAGCGCTCGGGGCCGCTTTCGCCCTGGGTCGCGACCTCGAGGAGGGCTTCTACGACAGGTTGCTGCTCTCACCGGCCTCCCGCTGGGTGGTGCCCACAGCCGGGATGTCGTGGTCGGTGATCCGTACTGCGATTCCGCTCGTCATCACCCTCACCATCGGCACGATCGCCGGCATGACCTACCCGGGTGGCTTCATGGCGGTGTTCTGGCTGGCCGTGGCCTCGGCGGGGGTCGCCGTCATGGGCGGCCTCTGGGGCATGGGCGTGATGTACCGGGCCAAACGCCAGTCGGCCGGCGGCCTCGTGCAGGTCGGCCTGTTCGTGGCGCTGTTCCTGTCGATCGGCACCGTGCCGCTGGAGCTGATGGAGGGCTGGCTTCCCGAGGTGGCGCAGTACAACCCGATCACGCCCATCCTCACCCTGGCGAGGGCGGGCTTCGTGGGCACCGGCGAATGGGACGACATATGGCCCGGGCTCGTGTCGATCGCCGGCTCGTGTGTGTTGCTCGCCTGGTTCGCCCAGCGGGGGATGAAGAAGCTCACGCCCTGA
- a CDS encoding SDR family oxidoreductase, whose protein sequence is MDLGIEGKKAAVAAGSGGLGYAVAAALAAEGVDVAICGRDEGRLTQAVASLGEAATGAWPIGLVADVSNADGATDFVEQAADNLGGQLDILVCNAGGPPPGFASQTDIDQYRAAVEMNCLATIALAQAAVGPMRERGWGRILGITSIGSRQPIDFLAASNVARAGVAAFLKLLSTEVAPDGVTVNNLQPGTHRTDRVAKLGGDQAEQLRADIPAGDLGDAADFGSVAAMMCSQQARFVTGVGLHIDGGAFRGLQ, encoded by the coding sequence ATGGACCTGGGCATCGAAGGCAAGAAGGCAGCGGTTGCCGCCGGCAGCGGCGGACTGGGATACGCGGTTGCAGCAGCGCTGGCTGCCGAGGGCGTTGACGTGGCGATATGTGGCCGCGACGAGGGGCGGCTCACCCAGGCGGTGGCGTCACTCGGTGAAGCGGCGACAGGGGCCTGGCCGATCGGACTCGTCGCCGACGTCTCCAACGCCGATGGTGCGACCGACTTCGTGGAGCAGGCGGCGGACAACCTCGGCGGACAGCTCGACATCCTCGTGTGCAACGCCGGCGGCCCACCGCCGGGTTTCGCCTCGCAAACCGACATCGACCAGTACAGGGCCGCAGTCGAGATGAACTGCCTTGCGACGATCGCGTTGGCCCAGGCAGCCGTCGGACCCATGCGCGAACGCGGTTGGGGCCGGATCCTCGGCATCACCTCGATCGGCTCACGCCAGCCCATCGACTTCCTCGCGGCATCCAACGTGGCACGAGCGGGCGTGGCGGCGTTCCTCAAGCTGCTGTCGACGGAGGTCGCACCGGATGGCGTGACCGTCAACAACCTCCAGCCGGGCACCCACCGAACCGACCGGGTGGCGAAGCTGGGTGGCGACCAGGCGGAACAGTTGCGCGCCGACATCCCCGCAGGCGACCTCGGCGACGCGGCCGATTTCGGATCGGTGGCGGCGATGATGTGCTCCCAGCAGGCACGCTTCGTGACCGGCGTGGGCCTGCACATCGACGGCGGGGCCTTCCGCGGACTGCAGTAG